Proteins from a genomic interval of Paenibacillus sp. FSL R5-0623:
- the spoVE gene encoding stage V sporulation protein E, with translation MKQTRPAPDIWLLICILALLAIGIIMVYSAGSVLAFHDYGDSFYFVKRQALFAVLGLVAMFVTANVDYRVWRKYAKPILIACFIMLIAVLIPGIGVVRGGARSWLGIGSFGIQPSEFMKLGMILFLAHWLSKEPGKIKTFTTGLLPPLGLIGLAFGIIMLQPDLGTGTVMMGASMLIIFTAGARMKHLSLLALGGVAGFAALIAAAPYRLQRITAFLDPWSDPLGAGYQIIQSLYAIGPGGLAGLGLGMSRQKYSYVPEPQTDFIFSILAEELGFIGGMIVLLLFLVLVWRGMRVAMTIPDAFGSLLGVGIVGMVAVQVIINIGVVIGMMPVTGITLPLISYGGSSLTLMLTALGILVNLSRYAR, from the coding sequence ATGAAACAGACGCGACCGGCACCAGATATTTGGTTGCTGATTTGTATTTTGGCATTGCTTGCCATCGGCATTATTATGGTATATAGTGCGGGCTCGGTGCTTGCCTTTCATGACTATGGCGATTCATTTTATTTTGTAAAAAGACAGGCCCTGTTTGCGGTTCTTGGGCTTGTGGCCATGTTCGTAACTGCTAATGTAGACTACCGGGTGTGGAGGAAATATGCCAAGCCTATATTGATTGCCTGTTTTATTATGCTCATTGCGGTGCTCATTCCTGGAATCGGTGTGGTTCGCGGTGGTGCACGAAGTTGGCTGGGCATTGGTTCGTTCGGTATTCAGCCCTCAGAATTTATGAAGCTGGGCATGATTCTGTTTCTCGCTCACTGGCTGAGCAAGGAACCGGGCAAAATCAAAACCTTCACAACGGGGCTTCTGCCACCGCTGGGATTGATTGGTTTGGCTTTTGGGATTATTATGCTGCAACCTGATTTGGGGACTGGCACCGTGATGATGGGCGCATCGATGCTTATTATTTTCACAGCCGGAGCGCGAATGAAACATCTGAGCTTGCTTGCTCTTGGCGGCGTAGCGGGGTTTGCAGCTTTGATTGCAGCAGCACCCTATCGGCTGCAGCGTATCACAGCGTTTTTGGACCCGTGGTCCGATCCGCTGGGTGCCGGATATCAGATCATTCAATCCTTATACGCAATTGGTCCTGGTGGACTGGCGGGATTGGGACTGGGTATGAGCCGGCAGAAGTACAGCTATGTACCTGAACCGCAAACGGATTTTATTTTTAGTATTTTGGCCGAAGAACTCGGCTTTATAGGTGGAATGATTGTATTATTGTTGTTTCTGGTGCTGGTGTGGAGAGGGATGCGTGTAGCCATGACCATTCCGGATGCCTTTGGCAGTCTGCTTGGTGTTGGTATCGTAGGTATGGTCGCCGTACAGGTCATTATTAACATTGGTGTTGTCATTGGCATGATGCCTGTTACGGGCATTACATTGCCTCTGATCAGTTACGGCGGGTCATCATTGACCCTCATGCTCACAGCACTGGGCATTTTAGTGAATTTATCCCGTTATGCGAGGTGA
- the murD gene encoding UDP-N-acetylmuramoyl-L-alanine--D-glutamate ligase, with translation MNHPESYRGQQVVVLGLAKSGVQVAKVLDRAGAKVTVNDKKERDQCPEASELEALGISVVCGGHPDDLIHSGVKLVVKNPGIPYHAAPVQQALALGIEVVTEVEVAYHLCAAPMIGITGSNGKTTTTTWVGEMLEHAGLNPIVAGNIGTPLCEAAEQASPDNWMVVELSSFQLKGTVDFRPRIASLLNVAETHLDYHGDLDDYVASKAKLFANQQPDDVAILNWDDAVCRGLVPYIKGRLLPFSMIEKLDVGVYADPPYVDGEEDDVKRQIIYADEKGNHHTIIDIENIGIAGRFNVENAMAAVAIAVAAGADPAVLADPLADFKAVEHRLEYVLEHNGSAYYNNSKATNSKATVMALNSFKEPVVLIAGGLDRGSDMMELLPLFQERVKAVVALGETRTKIAKVAELAGLKQIKVVDNEEDAARTLTVAVQEASKLASAGDVVLLSPACASWDMFSSYEERGRIFKEAAHNL, from the coding sequence ATGAACCATCCTGAATCATATCGCGGACAACAAGTCGTTGTGCTCGGATTGGCCAAAAGCGGCGTACAGGTCGCCAAAGTGCTGGATCGCGCCGGAGCGAAGGTTACAGTAAATGATAAAAAAGAGAGAGATCAATGTCCCGAAGCTTCCGAATTGGAGGCTTTGGGAATTTCTGTTGTATGCGGAGGGCATCCGGATGATCTGATTCACAGTGGTGTGAAGCTGGTTGTCAAAAACCCGGGTATCCCATACCATGCAGCTCCTGTGCAGCAAGCTTTGGCATTGGGCATTGAAGTGGTGACCGAAGTAGAGGTAGCTTATCATCTATGTGCTGCACCCATGATCGGGATTACGGGTTCCAACGGTAAAACAACAACAACCACTTGGGTGGGGGAAATGTTGGAACATGCCGGCCTCAACCCGATCGTTGCCGGTAATATCGGAACACCTCTCTGTGAAGCGGCAGAGCAAGCTTCTCCAGATAACTGGATGGTTGTTGAGCTTAGCAGTTTCCAGCTCAAAGGAACGGTTGATTTCCGTCCCCGGATTGCCAGCTTGCTTAACGTTGCAGAGACACATCTGGACTATCATGGGGATCTGGATGATTATGTGGCTTCCAAAGCCAAACTGTTCGCGAATCAGCAGCCTGACGACGTAGCCATTCTGAATTGGGATGATGCGGTATGTCGTGGTCTGGTTCCTTACATCAAAGGCAGATTGCTTCCCTTCTCAATGATTGAGAAGTTGGATGTAGGTGTGTATGCAGATCCTCCTTATGTAGATGGAGAAGAGGATGATGTGAAGCGTCAGATTATCTACGCGGATGAAAAGGGAAATCACCACACCATTATTGACATCGAGAACATTGGCATCGCTGGACGATTCAATGTGGAGAATGCAATGGCTGCTGTAGCCATCGCCGTAGCGGCAGGAGCTGATCCAGCAGTGTTGGCTGATCCACTTGCAGATTTCAAGGCGGTTGAACACCGACTTGAATACGTTCTAGAGCATAATGGCTCTGCGTACTACAACAACTCCAAAGCGACCAATTCGAAGGCTACGGTCATGGCCCTGAATTCGTTCAAGGAACCGGTCGTATTGATTGCTGGAGGGTTGGATCGCGGGTCAGACATGATGGAGTTGTTACCCTTGTTCCAGGAACGGGTAAAAGCTGTTGTTGCGCTTGGAGAAACACGGACGAAAATTGCCAAAGTCGCGGAACTTGCCGGATTAAAGCAAATTAAGGTCGTCGATAATGAGGAGGACGCTGCCCGGACGTTAACCGTTGCTGTGCAGGAAGCATCGAAGCTTGCCAGTGCCGGTGATGTCGTTTTGTTATCCCCGGCATGTGCAAGTTGGGACATGTTTTCTTCCTATGAAGAGCGGGGACGCATTTTTAAAGAGGCGGCGCATAACTTGTAA
- the mraY gene encoding phospho-N-acetylmuramoyl-pentapeptide-transferase, with protein sequence MDFQVLLLTIGVSFILAVIAAPLLIPLLRRMKFGQQVREDGPQSHLKKSGTPTMGGVVILVAFTLAFLKFSAVKNTDFYVLLVATLGFGLIGFLDDYIKIVFKRSLGLTARQKMLGQLFFSAVMCFLLIQNGHSTAISIPGTSFSFDWTGWFYYPFVVFMMLAITNAVNFTDGLDGLLSGVSAIAFGAFAIVAMQATSMPAAVCAAAMIGAVLGFLVYNAHPAKVFMGDTGSLGIGGAIGAVAIVTKTELLFVIIGGIFVIEILSVIIQVVSFKTRGKRVFKMSPIHHHFELSGWSEWRVVITFWAVGAILAALGLYLNKGL encoded by the coding sequence ATGGATTTTCAGGTATTACTGTTAACAATCGGTGTTTCATTTATTCTGGCGGTGATTGCCGCACCGCTCCTGATTCCGCTGTTACGTCGAATGAAATTCGGACAGCAAGTTAGGGAAGATGGGCCTCAGAGCCATTTGAAAAAAAGCGGAACACCTACAATGGGTGGAGTCGTCATTTTAGTTGCGTTCACATTGGCCTTTTTGAAATTTTCGGCAGTCAAGAATACAGACTTTTATGTCTTGCTTGTGGCTACGCTGGGATTTGGGCTAATTGGCTTCCTGGATGATTACATCAAAATTGTGTTCAAACGTTCGCTGGGACTGACGGCCAGACAAAAAATGCTGGGCCAATTGTTCTTCAGTGCAGTGATGTGTTTCTTGCTGATCCAGAATGGACACAGCACAGCCATCTCTATTCCGGGTACGTCATTTTCGTTCGACTGGACCGGATGGTTCTATTATCCGTTTGTCGTATTCATGATGCTTGCCATTACCAATGCGGTTAACTTTACCGACGGTCTGGATGGTTTGCTGTCAGGGGTAAGTGCAATTGCCTTTGGCGCGTTTGCCATTGTGGCGATGCAAGCCACGTCGATGCCGGCAGCAGTGTGTGCAGCAGCGATGATCGGAGCTGTACTCGGTTTTCTGGTATACAATGCACATCCGGCCAAAGTGTTTATGGGCGACACCGGTTCTCTGGGTATTGGCGGTGCGATTGGTGCGGTAGCGATTGTAACCAAGACAGAGCTTCTATTTGTTATCATTGGCGGTATTTTTGTTATCGAGATCCTGTCTGTCATCATTCAAGTGGTATCTTTCAAGACTCGTGGCAAGCGTGTATTCAAAATGAGCCCCATTCACCATCACTTTGAATTAAGTGGTTGGTCAGAATGGCGGGTTGTTATTACCTTTTGGGCGGTAGGCGCAATTTTGGCCGCTCTTGGACTTTATCTCAACAAGGGGTTGTAG
- the murF gene encoding UDP-N-acetylmuramoyl-tripeptide--D-alanyl-D-alanine ligase produces MKRTLAQLAEMCGGTLSDVAAHGNVMVEGVFTDSRKPLEGSLFIPLVGERFDGHEFVQACLEKGAAGAIWQKDHGIPPQGAVIVVDDTLVALQALASAYLTENKAAVVGITGSNGKTTTKDIVDAILSTTFKVHKTQGNFNNHIGLPLTVLSMDPDTEIIILEMGMSGRGEINELSVIAQPDVAIITNIGESHLLQLGSRLEIARAKAEIAAGLKSGGLLIYNGDEPLIAQVLEEPATKQPEGLQRFTFGLQTDNDDYPTGLMNAQNGVVFTTKQSGEHAFTLPLLGTHNVVNCLAALAVARHFKVTTEQIAAGLSRLKLTGMRIEVTQGVSGLTLLNDAYNASPTSMKAAIDVLEGLKGYRMKVAVLGDMLELGPQEQDLHLGIGEYITSAKMDMVLVYGPLSAHIAEGARKHMPAEAVHAFIDKEEMTRYLLEKLHPRDVVLFKASRGMKLEDVVEALQIAPLQNRVD; encoded by the coding sequence ATAAAAAGAACATTGGCACAATTGGCCGAGATGTGTGGAGGAACATTAAGTGACGTTGCCGCTCATGGCAATGTAATGGTGGAAGGGGTGTTTACCGATTCGCGTAAACCTCTGGAAGGCAGTTTATTTATTCCTCTAGTGGGTGAAAGGTTTGACGGACACGAATTTGTGCAAGCCTGTCTAGAGAAGGGGGCTGCAGGCGCGATCTGGCAAAAGGATCATGGTATTCCGCCACAAGGAGCTGTCATTGTTGTTGACGACACACTTGTCGCACTGCAAGCACTCGCATCTGCTTATCTAACGGAGAATAAAGCGGCTGTTGTTGGCATTACAGGCAGCAACGGCAAGACAACAACAAAGGACATCGTTGATGCCATTCTCTCAACGACGTTCAAAGTGCATAAGACGCAAGGCAACTTTAATAATCACATTGGTTTACCACTGACTGTACTAAGCATGGACCCGGATACCGAGATTATCATTTTGGAGATGGGTATGAGTGGTCGCGGGGAAATTAACGAATTGTCGGTTATTGCTCAGCCAGATGTAGCGATTATAACCAATATTGGTGAATCTCATCTGCTTCAGCTGGGGTCCAGATTGGAGATTGCCAGAGCCAAAGCCGAGATTGCCGCGGGATTGAAGTCTGGCGGGTTACTGATATACAACGGAGACGAGCCTTTAATTGCACAAGTCCTTGAAGAGCCCGCAACGAAACAACCTGAGGGATTGCAGCGGTTTACATTTGGTCTGCAAACCGATAATGATGACTATCCTACCGGACTTATGAATGCGCAGAACGGCGTAGTTTTCACCACCAAACAGTCTGGAGAACATGCATTTACGCTACCTCTGCTAGGAACGCATAATGTCGTTAACTGTCTGGCTGCTTTGGCAGTAGCTCGTCATTTCAAAGTGACGACGGAGCAGATTGCAGCGGGATTGTCTCGCTTGAAACTGACAGGCATGCGTATTGAGGTTACTCAAGGCGTTAGTGGTCTAACCCTGCTGAATGATGCATACAATGCAAGTCCAACCTCCATGAAGGCCGCAATCGATGTATTAGAAGGTCTGAAAGGATACCGTATGAAAGTGGCTGTGCTTGGTGATATGCTTGAACTTGGTCCTCAAGAGCAGGATCTGCATCTTGGAATTGGTGAGTATATTACCTCTGCCAAAATGGACATGGTGCTCGTATATGGCCCGCTATCAGCACATATTGCTGAAGGAGCAAGAAAGCATATGCCGGCAGAGGCTGTGCATGCTTTTATAGATAAAGAAGAAATGACCCGTTATCTACTGGAGAAACTACATCCCAGAGACGTTGTCTTGTTCAAAGCCTCAAGAGGCATGAAGCTGGAGGACGTGGTCGAAGCACTACAAATAGCACCATTACAGAATCGAGTAGACTAG
- a CDS encoding UDP-N-acetylmuramoyl-L-alanyl-D-glutamate--2,6-diaminopimelate ligase, with translation MLLKQFASMLTTARLVGESNTECQNLQTDSRQVKPGDLFICLPGHTVDGHDYAEKAVNAGAVALVVERQLDLPVPQLLVKDSRFAMAVLADFFFDSPSQKMNMIGVTGTNGKTTTTYLIEKIMSDYGRKTGLIGTIQMRYDGRTYPMSGTTPEALDLQRSLHDMVQKGTDCCVMEVSSHALEQGRVKGTNFRTAVFTNLTQDHLDYHHSMEEYRGAKGLFFARLGNGYTEDVTQRKFAVINVDDPAAAYFISVTAAEVITYGMGEKADVRASQISITSQGTSFHVDTFAGSADIRLRMVGKFNVYNAMAAISAALVEGIPLEEIKRSLETVPGVDGRVEGVDEGQPFAVIVDYAHTPDGLENVLRTVKEFAEGRVICVFGCGGDRDRTKRPLMGKIAANYSDFVLVTSDNPRTEDPDLILKDIEQGLIEESVPAERYTMIVDRRQAIHEAIEMASPADVVLIAGKGHETYQIIGTTKTDFDDRIIAKEAIRGKSN, from the coding sequence GTGCTTTTAAAACAATTTGCATCGATGCTGACCACCGCCCGCCTCGTGGGCGAATCAAATACAGAATGCCAAAACCTTCAGACAGATTCCCGGCAGGTAAAACCGGGTGATCTGTTTATCTGTCTTCCGGGACATACGGTAGATGGTCATGATTATGCAGAAAAAGCTGTAAATGCTGGTGCAGTCGCATTGGTGGTTGAACGGCAGCTGGATCTGCCTGTACCACAATTGCTGGTGAAGGACAGCCGGTTTGCGATGGCTGTTCTGGCAGATTTCTTTTTTGACTCGCCAAGCCAGAAGATGAATATGATTGGTGTAACGGGAACGAACGGAAAAACAACGACCACCTATTTGATTGAAAAAATCATGAGTGATTACGGACGCAAGACGGGATTGATCGGTACTATTCAAATGCGGTATGACGGTCGCACCTACCCGATGTCAGGAACAACACCAGAGGCGCTTGATCTGCAGCGTAGTCTGCACGATATGGTTCAGAAGGGTACGGACTGCTGTGTTATGGAAGTTTCTTCTCATGCATTGGAACAAGGGCGAGTAAAGGGAACAAATTTCCGTACTGCGGTATTCACTAACCTGACGCAGGATCATCTGGACTACCACCATTCCATGGAGGAATATCGCGGGGCCAAAGGATTGTTCTTTGCACGTCTGGGTAACGGTTATACGGAAGATGTTACACAGCGTAAATTCGCTGTCATCAATGTAGATGATCCGGCTGCGGCTTATTTCATCTCTGTGACTGCGGCTGAAGTGATTACATATGGCATGGGTGAAAAGGCGGATGTACGCGCATCCCAAATCTCAATCACGTCTCAGGGAACTTCTTTCCACGTGGATACATTTGCAGGCAGCGCGGATATTCGATTGCGCATGGTAGGCAAATTCAATGTGTACAATGCAATGGCAGCAATTTCTGCAGCGCTGGTGGAAGGTATTCCGCTGGAAGAGATCAAGCGCAGTCTGGAGACGGTTCCGGGCGTGGATGGACGTGTTGAAGGAGTGGACGAAGGACAGCCATTTGCTGTTATTGTCGATTATGCCCATACACCGGATGGACTGGAGAATGTGCTGCGGACGGTGAAGGAATTTGCCGAAGGACGTGTAATTTGCGTGTTTGGTTGTGGTGGTGACAGGGACCGTACCAAACGCCCTCTCATGGGGAAAATTGCTGCGAATTATAGTGATTTTGTACTGGTTACTTCCGATAATCCACGGACAGAAGATCCGGATCTGATTCTCAAAGACATTGAACAGGGCCTGATTGAAGAATCCGTTCCTGCTGAACGTTATACGATGATTGTGGATCGACGCCAGGCGATTCATGAAGCTATTGAAATGGCAAGCCCAGCCGATGTAGTATTGATTGCGGGCAAGGGTCACGAGACCTATCAGATTATCGGCACAACCAAAACCGATTTTGATGACCGAATCATAGCCAAAGAAGCGATAAGGGGCAAATCCAATTGA